From Solidesulfovibrio carbinoliphilus subsp. oakridgensis, the proteins below share one genomic window:
- a CDS encoding transaldolase family protein, which translates to MRPENLKTRIFLDGADPEETRQVLKALGFLDGQTTNPSLIAKNPAAQAHKVAGNKFSGTAIYEFYKELCQELAALLPQGSISIEVYGDAKTTTEAMLTQARQFDTWIKNAHIKLPTTAAGLEAASVLVGEGRRVNMTLVFSQEQAAAVYAATKGARRGAVFLSPFIGRLDDRGENGMDLIRHILRMYQASDGHVEVLTASVRSMEHLLCALSIGSDIITAPYKLLMAWAEAGIPIPGPDYAYAPGNLAPIPDEGLPLDKPWQEYAIGHPLTDSGMVKFSEDWNGLIDMSS; encoded by the coding sequence ATGCGACCCGAGAATCTCAAAACCCGCATCTTCCTGGACGGAGCCGACCCCGAAGAGACCCGGCAGGTCCTAAAAGCCCTCGGCTTTCTGGACGGCCAGACCACCAACCCGAGCCTTATCGCCAAGAATCCGGCCGCCCAGGCCCACAAGGTGGCAGGCAACAAGTTCAGCGGCACGGCCATCTACGAGTTCTACAAGGAACTGTGCCAGGAACTTGCGGCCCTGCTGCCCCAGGGCTCGATCTCCATCGAGGTCTACGGCGACGCCAAGACCACCACGGAAGCCATGCTGACCCAGGCCCGGCAGTTCGACACCTGGATCAAAAACGCCCACATCAAGCTGCCGACCACGGCCGCCGGGCTCGAAGCGGCCAGCGTCCTGGTCGGCGAGGGCCGGCGCGTCAACATGACGCTGGTGTTCAGCCAGGAGCAGGCGGCGGCCGTCTATGCCGCCACCAAGGGGGCACGGCGCGGGGCCGTCTTCCTGTCGCCTTTCATCGGCCGGCTCGACGACCGGGGCGAAAACGGCATGGACCTGATCCGGCATATCCTCAGGATGTACCAGGCCAGCGACGGCCACGTGGAGGTGCTGACCGCCAGCGTCCGGTCCATGGAGCACCTCCTGTGCGCGCTCTCGATCGGCAGCGACATCATCACCGCGCCCTACAAGCTCCTCATGGCCTGGGCCGAGGCCGGCATCCCCATCCCCGGCCCGGACTACGCCTACGCTCCCGGCAACCTGGCCCCCATCCCCGACGAGGGCCTGCCGCTCGACAAGCCCTGGCAGGAGTATGCCATCGGCCATCCCCTGACCGATTCCGGCATGGTGAAGTTTTCCGAGGACTGGAACGGCCTGATCGACATGTCGTCCTAG
- a CDS encoding transketolase, producing the protein MDLDALQAICRRIRHDILTSTTEAGSGHPTSSLSGVELMAGLLFGGLFRFDADRPDRPDNDRLIFSKGHASPLFYALWAAAGKISRAELMTLRQFGSPLEGHPVAGTPFAEAATGSLGQGLSIGVGMALNAKFLDRLPYRTYVLLGDSEMAEGSVWEALEIGAHYGLDNLVAILDINRLGQRGETLYGHDLGVYDRKLSAFGWNTVLVDGHDQKQVLEAYAAAEAVKGRPTAIIARTVKGKGVSFIEDKNGWHGKPLPKEDLPRALAEIGAADLDMTLPLAQPPGLSAQAGAAFAVPPPDYDPKKSYATRKAYGDALARLAPGHPDMVVLDGEVSNSTYAEDMKKVAPDRFFEMYVAEQNMAGVGLGLSRRGKKPLCSTFAAFWSRAFDQIRMAQYSAGNVVYCGSHAGVSIGEDGPSQMGLEDLAMFRAISGSAVLYPGDAMSCERLVEAAVLRTGITYIRTTRAATPILYGPEETFPVGGSKVLRSSGADKVLVVAAGITLAEALAAADSLAGEGTAIRVLDAYSVKPLDEKGILAAAETVAAVVVVEDHYPEGGLGEAVAAAFAGTAKKVVRLSVEKMPKSGKPQELLDFEGISRAGIVKTVKTLL; encoded by the coding sequence ATGGACCTCGACGCCTTGCAGGCGATCTGCCGCCGGATCCGCCACGATATTCTTACCTCCACCACCGAAGCCGGGTCCGGCCATCCGACCTCGTCGCTTTCCGGAGTGGAACTCATGGCCGGACTGCTTTTCGGCGGCCTGTTCCGCTTTGACGCCGACCGGCCCGACCGGCCGGACAACGACCGGCTGATTTTTTCCAAGGGGCACGCCTCGCCGCTTTTTTACGCCCTCTGGGCCGCGGCCGGCAAGATATCCCGGGCCGAACTCATGACCCTTCGCCAGTTCGGCTCGCCGCTGGAAGGCCACCCCGTGGCCGGCACGCCCTTTGCGGAGGCCGCCACCGGGTCCCTCGGCCAGGGCCTGTCCATCGGCGTCGGCATGGCCCTAAACGCCAAATTCCTCGACAGGCTGCCCTACCGGACCTACGTGCTGCTCGGGGACTCGGAAATGGCCGAGGGCTCGGTCTGGGAGGCGCTGGAAATCGGGGCCCACTACGGCCTCGACAACCTGGTCGCCATCCTCGACATCAATCGCCTGGGCCAGCGCGGCGAGACCCTCTACGGCCACGACCTCGGGGTCTACGACCGCAAGCTTTCCGCCTTCGGCTGGAACACCGTCCTCGTCGACGGCCACGACCAGAAGCAGGTCCTCGAGGCCTACGCCGCGGCCGAGGCCGTCAAGGGCCGGCCCACGGCCATCATCGCCCGGACCGTCAAAGGCAAGGGCGTGTCGTTTATCGAGGACAAGAACGGCTGGCACGGCAAGCCCCTGCCCAAGGAAGACCTGCCCCGGGCCCTGGCCGAAATCGGCGCGGCGGACCTGGACATGACCCTGCCCCTGGCCCAGCCGCCCGGGCTTTCGGCCCAGGCCGGCGCCGCCTTTGCCGTGCCGCCGCCGGACTACGATCCGAAAAAATCCTACGCCACCCGCAAGGCCTACGGCGACGCCCTGGCCCGGCTGGCCCCCGGGCATCCGGACATGGTGGTCCTCGACGGCGAGGTCAGCAATTCCACCTATGCCGAGGACATGAAAAAAGTCGCGCCGGACCGGTTTTTCGAGATGTACGTGGCCGAGCAGAACATGGCCGGCGTGGGCCTTGGCCTGTCGCGGCGGGGCAAAAAGCCGCTGTGCTCGACCTTTGCCGCCTTCTGGTCCCGGGCCTTCGACCAGATCCGCATGGCCCAGTACTCGGCCGGCAACGTGGTCTACTGCGGCTCCCACGCCGGGGTGTCCATCGGCGAGGACGGCCCGTCCCAGATGGGGCTCGAGGACCTGGCCATGTTCCGGGCCATAAGCGGCAGCGCGGTCCTCTACCCCGGGGATGCCATGTCCTGCGAGCGGCTGGTGGAGGCGGCGGTTTTGCGCACAGGCATCACCTACATCCGGACCACCCGGGCCGCGACGCCGATCCTCTACGGGCCGGAGGAAACGTTTCCCGTCGGCGGCAGCAAGGTCCTGCGCTCCTCCGGCGCGGACAAGGTCCTGGTGGTGGCCGCGGGCATCACCCTGGCCGAGGCCCTGGCCGCGGCCGACAGCCTGGCCGGCGAGGGCACGGCCATCCGGGTGCTCGACGCCTACAGCGTCAAACCCCTTGACGAAAAAGGGATTCTCGCGGCAGCTGAAACCGTGGCCGCCGTGGTGGTGGTCGAGGACCACTATCCCGAGGGCGGCCTTGGCGAGGCGGTGGCCGCGGCCTTTGCCGGCACGGCCAAGAAGGTGGTGCGGCTGTCCGTGGAAAAGATGCCCAAAAGCGGCAAGCCCCAGGAGTTGCTGGACTTCGAGGGCATCTCCCGCGCGGGCATCGTCAAAACCGTCAAAACCCTGCTGTGA
- a CDS encoding response regulator — MTSARVMIVEDEAITAMATGAMLKRLGHVVAASVSTGEAALEAFFRHAPDLVLMDIRLDGDMDGIETACRMRRESNVPVVFVTAYVDERTRRLAAEAGPLAFVAKPLDEYDLDALLGQLPEIQAR, encoded by the coding sequence ATGACCTCGGCACGCGTAATGATCGTGGAAGACGAAGCCATAACCGCCATGGCGACCGGGGCCATGCTCAAGCGGCTCGGGCATGTGGTCGCCGCTTCGGTCTCCACGGGCGAGGCCGCCCTGGAAGCCTTCTTCCGCCATGCGCCGGATCTCGTGCTCATGGACATCCGTCTCGACGGGGACATGGACGGCATCGAGACGGCCTGCCGCATGCGGCGCGAGTCCAACGTGCCGGTGGTCTTCGTCACGGCCTACGTGGACGAACGGACCCGGCGGCTGGCGGCCGAGGCCGGGCCCCTGGCTTTCGTGGCCAAGCCGCTCGACGAATACGACCTGGACGCGCTGCTCGGCCAGCTGCCCGAGATCCAGGCCCGGTGA